The Streptomyces sp. HSG2 genome has a segment encoding these proteins:
- a CDS encoding low temperature requirement protein A encodes MSVTSAKENTHKARHAAWLELFFDLVFVGLASQLSHGLHGDPSLAEFAVFLGLYFPPWWLWVNITVSVNLFADDTARRRLLVLSAMVFLAMMAAAVPEASGDRGAVYALGYAGTRLVLLGLWWPATRLPGKERVAVWRPVTYCLGSGLLWALSALVPTPWRHVMWAVLIAAELALLLSGTGRGLPRRLHTGYLVERVGLFVILVLGESVLALITSTDHVWTAEAGVVALLGFVLLAALWWSYFDFGAASIELLLGTAHERLTYPLSRDVAGFLHFFVTAAIISLSAGLATAVDEAGHPHLPTGALVALGGSLALYHAAHACIALRFGATIGRVAAWAVPGVALPLLVALFGEHLAPWLVVLLLTAEAVAHLLYARVTTARRRAAGSL; translated from the coding sequence ATGTCGGTGACGTCCGCGAAGGAGAACACCCACAAGGCGCGCCACGCGGCCTGGTTGGAGCTCTTCTTCGACCTGGTCTTCGTGGGCCTGGCCTCCCAGTTGTCGCACGGGCTGCACGGCGATCCGAGCCTGGCGGAGTTCGCCGTCTTCCTCGGCCTCTACTTCCCGCCCTGGTGGCTCTGGGTCAACATCACGGTCTCGGTGAACCTCTTCGCCGACGACACCGCGCGCCGGCGCCTCCTGGTGCTGAGCGCGATGGTCTTCCTCGCGATGATGGCCGCCGCCGTGCCCGAGGCGAGCGGTGACCGGGGCGCCGTGTACGCGCTCGGATACGCGGGGACGCGCCTGGTGCTCCTCGGTCTGTGGTGGCCGGCGACGCGGCTGCCCGGCAAGGAGCGCGTGGCCGTGTGGCGTCCGGTGACCTACTGCCTCGGCTCCGGCCTGCTCTGGGCCCTCTCCGCCCTGGTCCCCACCCCGTGGCGGCACGTGATGTGGGCCGTGCTGATCGCGGCCGAACTCGCCCTGTTGCTGTCGGGTACGGGGCGCGGCCTCCCGCGTCGCCTGCACACCGGGTACCTGGTGGAGCGGGTCGGACTCTTCGTCATCCTCGTGCTCGGCGAGTCGGTGCTCGCACTGATCACCTCGACGGACCACGTGTGGACGGCCGAGGCCGGCGTGGTGGCCCTGCTCGGCTTCGTCCTGTTGGCCGCGCTCTGGTGGTCCTACTTCGACTTCGGCGCCGCCTCCATCGAGCTGCTCCTCGGTACCGCGCACGAACGCCTGACCTACCCCCTCAGTCGCGACGTCGCGGGCTTCCTGCACTTCTTCGTCACGGCGGCGATCATCTCCCTCTCGGCCGGGCTGGCCACGGCGGTCGACGAGGCGGGCCACCCGCACCTGCCGACCGGCGCGCTCGTCGCCCTCGGCGGGTCGCTGGCCCTCTACCACGCGGCCCACGCGTGCATCGCGTTGCGCTTCGGGGCCACGATCGGGCGGGTGGCCGCCTGGGCCGTCCCGGGGGTGGCACTGCCGCTGCTCGTCGCCCTCTTCGGCGAGCACCTCGCGCCCTGGCTCGTCGTCCTGCTCCTCACGGCGGAGGCCGTCGCCCACCTCCTCTACGCCCGCGTCACGACCGCCCGCCGACGCGCCGCCGGGAGTCTCTGA
- a CDS encoding GDSL-type esterase/lipase family protein yields MLRLMPVGDSMTIGSAGEHTWRYRLWRHLCATYDGPFDLVGPRDTLYDKAAEAPTSHDYADPHFPRGHLAGWGEGWVHMVPLVGDAVRSCRADVLLVSLGLIDLGFYTDPEQTATNARAFVARAREANPRIRLVVLPVVPNIRAGADPHFAEHIEHFNDLLAKATADLDEPGSAVLLASAPDSFDVHRDTYDGTHPNASGEHRVARAFADALYEGWGLGGPYTPTRPTRRASGREVGARPRQRPAGRGGPAPRR; encoded by the coding sequence ATGCTCCGGTTGATGCCCGTCGGCGACTCCATGACCATCGGAAGCGCCGGGGAACACACCTGGCGCTACCGCCTGTGGCGACACCTGTGCGCCACGTACGACGGGCCGTTCGACCTCGTCGGGCCCCGCGACACGCTCTACGACAAGGCGGCCGAGGCACCGACCTCGCACGACTACGCCGACCCCCACTTCCCACGCGGTCACCTGGCGGGGTGGGGCGAGGGATGGGTGCACATGGTGCCGCTCGTCGGCGACGCTGTCCGCTCCTGCCGGGCGGACGTGCTCCTCGTCTCCCTCGGCCTGATCGACCTGGGCTTCTACACCGACCCGGAGCAGACGGCGACGAACGCGCGCGCCTTCGTCGCCAGGGCCCGGGAGGCGAACCCACGCATACGCCTGGTGGTGCTCCCCGTCGTACCCAACATACGCGCGGGGGCCGATCCGCACTTCGCCGAGCACATCGAGCACTTCAACGACCTGTTGGCCAAGGCGACCGCGGATCTGGACGAGCCCGGCTCCGCCGTCCTGCTGGCGTCCGCACCGGACTCCTTCGACGTCCACCGGGACACCTACGACGGCACCCATCCCAACGCGAGCGGGGAGCACCGAGTGGCGCGGGCCTTCGCCGACGCCCTGTACGAAGGGTGGGGCCTGGGCGGCCCCTACACGCCGACGCGCCCGACGCGCCGGGCGTCGGGACGTGAGGTGGGCGCGCGGCCCCGGCAGCGACCGGCGGGCCGCGGCGGGCCGGCGCCGAGGCGTTAG
- the serC gene encoding phosphoserine transaminase yields MAEIRIPADIKPADGRFGAGPSKVRTTALEALAATGTSLMGTSHRQAPVRNLVGSVRDNLRSLFRLPEGYEVVLGNGGTTAFWDIATHGLIEGRSQHLSFGEFSAKFAKAAGNAPWLAEPTVVRSEPGTHPEARAEAGTDVYALTHNETSTGVAMPIRRVAGADEGALVLVDATSGAGGLPVDVAETDVYYFAPQKSFASDGGLWIGLFSPAALERAERVHSSGRHVPEFFSLPTAIDNSRKNQTYNTPALATLFLLNEQLEWLNGQGGLDWAVRRTAASARALYGWAEDVKFASPFVTDPAKRSQVIGTIDFTDDVDAAAVAKVLRANGVVDTEPYRKLGRNQLRVAMFPAIDPADVEALTRCVDHVVERL; encoded by the coding sequence GTGGCTGAGATCCGGATTCCCGCTGACATCAAGCCCGCCGACGGTCGCTTCGGCGCGGGCCCCTCCAAGGTGCGGACGACGGCGCTGGAGGCGCTGGCCGCCACCGGCACGAGTCTGATGGGCACCTCCCACCGACAGGCCCCGGTACGGAACCTGGTCGGCTCGGTGCGCGACAACCTCCGTTCCCTCTTCCGGCTGCCCGAGGGGTACGAGGTGGTCCTCGGAAACGGCGGCACCACCGCCTTCTGGGACATCGCGACCCACGGCCTGATCGAGGGCAGGTCGCAGCACCTGTCGTTCGGCGAGTTCTCCGCCAAGTTCGCCAAGGCCGCCGGGAACGCTCCCTGGCTCGCCGAGCCGACGGTCGTCCGGTCCGAACCCGGCACCCACCCGGAGGCGCGTGCGGAGGCGGGCACGGACGTCTACGCCCTCACGCACAACGAGACCTCGACGGGCGTGGCCATGCCGATCCGTCGTGTGGCCGGAGCGGACGAGGGGGCTCTGGTCCTGGTCGACGCCACCTCCGGCGCGGGCGGTCTGCCGGTGGACGTGGCCGAGACCGACGTGTACTACTTCGCTCCGCAGAAGTCCTTCGCCTCGGACGGCGGGTTGTGGATCGGTCTCTTCTCCCCGGCCGCGCTGGAGCGCGCCGAACGGGTCCACTCCTCGGGCCGGCACGTGCCGGAGTTCTTCTCCCTGCCCACCGCGATCGACAACTCGCGCAAGAACCAGACCTACAACACGCCCGCGCTGGCGACCCTGTTCCTCCTGAACGAGCAGCTGGAATGGCTCAACGGCCAAGGCGGCCTGGACTGGGCCGTCCGCCGCACGGCGGCCTCGGCGCGCGCCCTGTACGGCTGGGCCGAGGACGTGAAGTTCGCCTCTCCGTTCGTCACCGATCCGGCGAAGCGCTCCCAGGTGATCGGCACGATCGACTTCACCGACGACGTCGACGCGGCGGCGGTCGCCAAGGTGCTCCGTGCCAACGGTGTCGTGGACACCGAGCCGTACCGCAAGCTCGGCCGCAACCAGCTGCGGGTCGCGATGTTCCCCGCGATCGACCCCGCCGACGTCGAGGCGCTGACGCGCTGCGTGGACCACGTCGTCGAACGGCTCTGA
- a CDS encoding MFS transporter, whose amino-acid sequence MHAALRVRNYRLFFLGQAVSNTGTWVQRIAQDWLVLGLTGSATAVGVTTALQFLPMLLLGLYGGLLVDRLPKRPTLLVTQSAMALSALFLAVLTLTDLVQVWHVYLAALAMGLATVVDVPARQSFVPELVGRDDLHNAVSLNSANFQAARLAGPALAGLLITGTGTGWAFLLNGLSFLAPLAGLLLMRGRELHVGARAPRAKGQLREGLRYVAERPDLLGTLALVGCVGTFGLNFPVFLSAFAADVFATGVGHYSLFNTLMAGGALAGALTAARRGTARTRTLIAAVVAFGLLEAAAAIAPHLWLFAALMVPIGVFATTVNVTANTSIQMSTDPEVRGRVMALYTMVLLGGAPVGAPIVGWLTDTYGARVGLAAGGTAVVVSALFIAALLARARRSLAGPRRSDDHGESDPPRPRGRVAPLRLPAGAGGDAGPDGGGAGRT is encoded by the coding sequence ATCCACGCCGCGTTGCGCGTCCGCAACTACCGGCTCTTCTTCCTCGGCCAGGCCGTCTCCAACACCGGCACCTGGGTGCAGCGCATCGCCCAGGACTGGCTGGTGCTCGGCCTGACCGGTTCCGCCACCGCCGTCGGCGTCACCACCGCGCTCCAGTTCCTGCCGATGCTCCTCCTCGGGCTCTACGGGGGCCTGCTCGTGGACCGCCTGCCCAAGCGACCCACGCTGCTGGTCACGCAGTCGGCGATGGCCCTGAGCGCGCTCTTCCTCGCTGTCCTCACCCTCACCGACCTCGTCCAGGTCTGGCACGTCTACCTCGCCGCGCTCGCCATGGGCCTGGCCACGGTCGTCGACGTCCCGGCCCGGCAGTCCTTCGTCCCCGAACTGGTCGGCCGCGACGACCTGCACAACGCGGTCAGCCTCAACTCGGCCAACTTCCAGGCCGCCCGCCTCGCGGGCCCGGCACTCGCCGGCTTGCTGATCACCGGGACGGGCACCGGCTGGGCGTTCCTCCTCAACGGGCTCTCCTTCCTCGCCCCCCTGGCCGGGCTGCTGCTCATGCGAGGACGGGAACTCCACGTCGGCGCCCGTGCCCCGCGGGCCAAGGGGCAGCTACGGGAGGGGTTGCGCTACGTCGCCGAACGCCCGGACCTGCTCGGCACCCTGGCGCTGGTCGGGTGCGTGGGCACCTTCGGCCTGAACTTCCCGGTCTTCCTCTCCGCCTTCGCCGCAGACGTCTTCGCCACCGGCGTCGGGCACTACAGCCTCTTCAACACGCTGATGGCCGGAGGCGCGTTGGCCGGCGCCCTGACCGCCGCCCGCCGCGGGACCGCCCGCACCCGCACGTTGATCGCGGCGGTCGTGGCCTTCGGACTGCTGGAGGCCGCCGCCGCCATCGCCCCCCACCTCTGGCTCTTCGCCGCGCTCATGGTGCCGATCGGCGTGTTCGCCACCACGGTCAACGTCACTGCCAACACGAGCATCCAGATGTCCACGGACCCCGAGGTGCGCGGCCGTGTCATGGCGCTCTACACGATGGTGCTCCTCGGCGGCGCACCGGTGGGCGCCCCGATCGTCGGATGGCTCACCGACACCTACGGCGCCCGAGTGGGCCTGGCCGCCGGCGGCACCGCGGTGGTCGTGTCGGCGCTGTTCATCGCCGCTCTCCTGGCCCGGGCGCGTCGGTCGCTCGCCGGCCCCCGGCGGTCCGACGACCACGGCGAATCCGACCCTCCGCGTCCGCGAGGGCGGGTCGCGCCGCTCCGGCTCCCCGCCGGGGCGGGAGGGGACGCGGGGCCCGACGGGGGCGGCGCCGGGCGGACGTGA
- a CDS encoding beta-propeller fold lactonase family protein: protein MRNCQKSAEPGRGEVAPVRRRRWRSGLRAGTAGLVLAAAVALPGLSPQPAHAVPAGTYAYVADTDDDTLSVIDTSDNTVVDTIPVGDAPLGVTASPDGTRVYTANGNADTVSVLDTGDDTIITDVPVGNVPVDLVVTPDNAFVYVTNTFDATVSVIDTSDFSVVATVPVGDLPRAITVSPDGAFVYVGNAVGDSVSVIDTSDNSVATTIPVGGLPWGVAVSPDSALLYVVGQSDDALAVYDTSDYSLVTTTPVQLNPTDVAASPDGTTVYVTNGGADSVSVIDTSDFSVADTVTVGDVPEEVVVTPDSAFAYVVNFGSNAVSVIDASDNSVTTTVPVGTGPQALTLAVVPWQGDPVLEIVKLSGGKFVRGQEGFYTLTVANTGQGPTDGTTVTLTDTLPEGLTAAAMEGTGWDCVLETLVCTREDTIDPGDSYPPVTLTVEIASDAAKQVTNIVTVTGGGTLGTATATASTTVRPAKSPHKPSKPGKPCKSSKRCDSAKPHPAETG, encoded by the coding sequence GTGAGGAACTGTCAGAAGTCCGCCGAACCGGGGCGGGGAGAGGTCGCTCCGGTTCGGCGCAGACGTTGGCGTTCCGGGCTCCGGGCCGGAACGGCCGGTCTGGTCCTGGCCGCCGCCGTGGCCCTGCCGGGCCTGTCGCCCCAGCCCGCGCACGCCGTGCCGGCCGGCACCTACGCCTACGTCGCCGACACCGACGACGACACCCTGTCGGTGATCGACACCTCGGACAACACCGTCGTCGACACCATCCCCGTCGGTGACGCGCCGCTGGGGGTGACGGCCTCCCCGGACGGAACCCGCGTCTACACCGCCAACGGGAACGCCGACACCGTCTCCGTGCTCGACACCGGGGACGACACGATCATCACCGACGTCCCGGTCGGCAATGTCCCGGTCGACCTGGTGGTCACCCCGGACAACGCCTTCGTCTACGTCACCAACACGTTCGACGCCACGGTGTCGGTGATCGACACTTCCGACTTCTCCGTGGTCGCCACGGTGCCGGTCGGGGACCTGCCGCGGGCGATCACGGTGTCCCCGGACGGCGCGTTCGTCTATGTCGGCAACGCGGTCGGGGACTCGGTGTCGGTGATCGACACCTCTGACAATTCCGTCGCCACCACCATCCCCGTGGGTGGCCTCCCCTGGGGGGTCGCGGTCTCCCCGGACAGTGCTCTGCTCTACGTGGTCGGCCAGTCGGACGACGCACTCGCCGTCTACGACACCAGCGACTACAGCCTGGTCACCACCACGCCGGTCCAGCTCAACCCCACCGACGTCGCGGCCTCCCCGGACGGCACCACCGTGTACGTCACCAACGGCGGCGCCGACTCCGTCTCCGTCATCGACACCTCGGACTTCAGCGTGGCGGACACGGTCACCGTGGGCGACGTGCCCGAGGAGGTGGTGGTGACCCCGGACAGCGCCTTCGCCTACGTCGTGAACTTCGGCAGCAACGCGGTGTCGGTGATCGACGCCTCGGACAACTCCGTGACCACGACCGTGCCCGTGGGCACCGGCCCGCAGGCGCTGACCCTCGCGGTGGTGCCGTGGCAGGGCGATCCCGTCCTGGAGATCGTCAAGCTCTCCGGCGGCAAGTTCGTCCGAGGGCAGGAGGGCTTCTACACCCTCACCGTGGCCAACACCGGCCAGGGCCCGACCGACGGCACCACCGTGACCCTGACCGACACCCTTCCCGAGGGGCTCACCGCCGCGGCTATGGAGGGTACGGGCTGGGACTGCGTCCTGGAGACGCTCGTCTGCACCCGTGAGGACACGATCGACCCGGGGGACAGCTATCCGCCCGTCACGCTCACCGTGGAGATCGCCTCGGACGCCGCCAAGCAGGTGACCAACATCGTCACCGTCACCGGCGGTGGCACGCTGGGTACCGCCACGGCGACCGCCTCCACCACCGTGCGGCCGGCGAAGTCCCCCCACAAGCCGTCCAAGCCGGGCAAGCCCTGCAAGTCCTCCAAGCGCTGCGACTCGGCCAAGCCCCACCCGGCCGAGACCGGCTGA
- a CDS encoding WD40 repeat domain-containing protein — protein MRRPLAFLAAALLAWAASAPASAADGDFTLRDPRITESSGLAASRLHPGVYWTHNDSDDGPYLYAVDGRSGETLARVTLSGIGTPRDVEAIAVGPGDRLWVGDIGDNLGGRWPHVWIYELPEPTELRDMTVPATQYVVTYEDGPRDAESLVVDPENGRVHIIDKREDGGHLYEGPAELSATGENVFRRTEAVDLWATDAALSPDGERLAVRGYFGGIWYEWNGGRIERGGRLEVPLQGQGESVTYSADGATLLFGSEGAGSTVRSLPAPGGEGGAGDGAEGAATDAGGAAKADGGSAGGTDLAVAAAALLVVGAALFGLRRSRRRG, from the coding sequence ATGCGCCGACCCCTCGCCTTCCTCGCCGCCGCCCTGCTCGCCTGGGCGGCGTCCGCACCGGCCTCCGCCGCCGACGGGGATTTCACCCTCAGGGACCCGAGGATCACCGAGTCCAGCGGACTGGCCGCCTCCCGCCTGCACCCCGGCGTGTACTGGACGCACAACGACAGCGACGACGGCCCCTACCTCTACGCCGTGGACGGTCGGTCGGGGGAGACGCTCGCCCGCGTGACGCTGAGCGGCATCGGGACGCCCCGGGACGTCGAGGCCATCGCCGTCGGCCCCGGCGACCGTCTCTGGGTCGGCGACATCGGGGACAACCTCGGCGGCCGATGGCCCCACGTGTGGATCTACGAGTTGCCCGAGCCGACGGAGCTGCGCGACATGACGGTGCCCGCCACGCAGTACGTGGTCACGTACGAGGACGGCCCCCGCGACGCCGAATCGCTCGTGGTGGACCCGGAGAACGGCCGGGTCCACATCATCGACAAGCGGGAGGACGGAGGCCATCTGTACGAGGGGCCGGCCGAGCTGTCCGCCACCGGTGAGAACGTCTTCCGACGCACCGAGGCGGTCGACCTGTGGGCCACCGACGCCGCGCTCTCCCCGGACGGCGAGCGGCTGGCGGTGCGCGGCTACTTCGGCGGAATCTGGTACGAGTGGAACGGCGGCCGGATCGAACGCGGCGGCCGGCTGGAGGTGCCGCTCCAGGGGCAGGGCGAGTCGGTGACCTACAGCGCCGACGGGGCGACCCTGCTCTTCGGCAGCGAGGGCGCCGGCAGCACGGTGCGGTCGCTGCCCGCTCCGGGAGGAGAGGGTGGGGCGGGCGACGGCGCGGAGGGCGCCGCCACCGACGCCGGGGGTGCCGCCAAGGCCGACGGCGGTTCGGCGGGCGGCACCGATCTGGCGGTCGCCGCCGCCGCGTTGCTGGTGGTCGGCGCGGCCCTGTTCGGCCTGCGGCGCTCCCGCCGCCGGGGCTGA
- a CDS encoding ABC transporter permease, with the protein MSIVDLTGSARRRRLYWLLSDCGNVVLRGLLHYRRQPAGIAWQLGFPLLSVLLYSQVFGEAMKVPGGGDYLAYLMPGMFVMTMTLGFVNTATLVVHDATKGVVDRFRSMPMASSAVVAGRCGTDLLVAAAELGVMMSTAVAMGWRPQLGWGFVAGVVLLLWLRFSLVWLGIWIGLALPNPEAAGGLFALTFPVTMISGIFVSPQLMPGWLAVPAAWNPVSSTALATRDLFGSPVAGDVWVERHALLMSGVWPLVLTAIFLPLAVRRFRGLSR; encoded by the coding sequence ATGAGCATCGTGGACCTGACCGGCTCGGCCCGCCGACGGCGACTCTACTGGCTGTTGTCCGACTGCGGAAACGTGGTCCTGAGAGGGCTGCTGCACTACCGGCGGCAGCCCGCCGGCATCGCCTGGCAACTGGGGTTCCCCCTGCTCTCCGTCCTGCTGTACTCCCAGGTGTTCGGCGAGGCGATGAAGGTGCCCGGAGGGGGTGACTACCTCGCCTACCTCATGCCCGGCATGTTCGTGATGACCATGACCCTGGGCTTCGTCAACACCGCCACTCTTGTGGTGCACGACGCCACCAAGGGTGTTGTCGACCGGTTCCGTTCCATGCCTATGGCCTCCTCCGCGGTGGTAGCCGGACGTTGCGGGACCGATCTGTTGGTCGCCGCCGCGGAGCTGGGCGTCATGATGTCGACCGCGGTGGCCATGGGCTGGCGTCCGCAGCTCGGGTGGGGTTTCGTCGCCGGGGTCGTGCTGTTGCTCTGGCTGCGGTTCTCGCTCGTCTGGCTCGGGATCTGGATCGGGCTGGCGCTGCCCAACCCGGAGGCCGCGGGCGGGTTGTTCGCCCTGACGTTCCCGGTGACGATGATCTCCGGCATCTTCGTCTCTCCCCAACTGATGCCGGGGTGGCTGGCGGTGCCCGCGGCCTGGAACCCGGTCTCCTCCACCGCCTTGGCCACCCGGGACCTGTTCGGCTCCCCTGTCGCGGGCGACGTCTGGGTGGAACGGCACGCGCTGCTGATGTCCGGGGTCTGGCCCCTGGTCCTCACCGCGATCTTCCTGCCCTTGGCGGTTCGCCGCTTCCGGGGGCTGAGCCGTTAG
- a CDS encoding ATP-binding cassette domain-containing protein, which produces MSDGYAVLAEKLEKRYGKKRALDGLSLAVREGTVHGLLGPNGAGKTTAVRVLSTLLRPDGGRARVAGLDILGSPRAVRARIGLTGQYASVDEVLTGRQNLELFGRLFHLGAKRARLRAAELLAGFDLTDAADQGVAEYSGGMRRRLDLAASMILAPAVLFLDEPTTGLDPRGRGEVWASVRALVAEGTTVLLTTQYLEEADRLASRITVVDRGRAIADDTPDGLKDRIGGDRVEVTLADRADIPRTVRVLARVSHGEPEVDEAGSRVHASVPERVAALTYAARTLQDDGVRVEDIGLRRPSLDDVFLRLTGTRDGAPREAVA; this is translated from the coding sequence ATGAGCGACGGATACGCGGTGCTTGCGGAGAAACTGGAGAAGCGGTACGGGAAGAAGCGTGCCTTGGACGGTCTCTCGCTCGCCGTCCGTGAAGGCACGGTCCACGGCCTGCTCGGGCCGAACGGCGCCGGGAAGACCACCGCCGTGCGCGTTCTGTCCACACTGCTCCGGCCCGACGGCGGGCGCGCACGGGTCGCCGGGCTGGACATCCTCGGGAGTCCACGCGCGGTGCGGGCCCGGATCGGCCTGACAGGGCAATACGCTTCGGTGGACGAGGTCCTGACCGGCCGACAGAACCTGGAGTTGTTCGGCCGTCTCTTCCATCTGGGCGCCAAACGGGCCCGGCTGCGCGCCGCCGAGCTGTTGGCCGGGTTCGACCTGACCGACGCGGCCGACCAAGGCGTCGCGGAATACAGCGGCGGTATGCGGCGCCGGCTGGACCTGGCTGCGTCCATGATTCTCGCTCCGGCCGTCCTCTTCCTCGACGAGCCGACGACGGGACTGGACCCACGCGGCCGGGGCGAGGTCTGGGCCTCCGTGCGCGCGCTGGTGGCGGAGGGAACCACCGTCCTGCTCACCACCCAGTACCTGGAGGAGGCCGACCGGCTTGCCTCCCGGATCACCGTCGTCGACCGGGGCCGGGCCATCGCCGACGACACCCCGGACGGGCTGAAGGACCGGATCGGCGGGGACCGGGTCGAGGTGACTCTCGCCGACCGGGCCGACATCCCGAGGACGGTCCGGGTCCTGGCCCGCGTCTCGCACGGGGAGCCAGAGGTCGACGAGGCGGGCTCGCGGGTCCACGCATCCGTCCCGGAGCGTGTCGCGGCCCTGACCTACGCCGCCCGGACCCTGCAGGACGACGGCGTCCGGGTCGAGGACATCGGGCTGCGCAGGCCCAGCCTCGACGACGTCTTCCTGCGCCTGACGGGAACTCGCGACGGGGCACCGAGGGAGGCCGTGGCATGA
- a CDS encoding TetR/AcrR family transcriptional regulator — protein sequence MTSESDDPPGASPDAPTTGGGDVGRTLELLWDSAPRPGRGPRPGLSVDQIVDVAVRMADTQGLEAVSMRRVAGELGVGTMSLYRYVPGKAELLDLMLDRVQRPIDREAGLGDGTWRSALETLARESLALYRRHPWLLQVNQSRPVLGPGAMDGLELALAHIRPMGLPDVELVSALLLVDGYVVGAARRQIYREEAERRSGVAASDFFDSQRPALERAMTSGRYPVLASLSEDAWGPDFPHFEFGLRRLLDGLELLVEEHGGGEGS from the coding sequence ATGACCAGCGAATCCGACGACCCGCCCGGCGCCTCCCCGGACGCGCCGACCACTGGAGGCGGGGATGTCGGCCGCACCTTGGAACTGCTCTGGGACTCCGCCCCCCGTCCCGGACGCGGACCGCGTCCGGGACTCAGCGTGGACCAGATCGTGGATGTCGCCGTCCGAATGGCGGACACCCAGGGTCTGGAGGCCGTCTCGATGCGCCGCGTCGCCGGGGAGCTGGGGGTCGGCACGATGTCCCTGTACCGCTACGTACCCGGCAAGGCCGAACTGCTCGACCTCATGCTCGACCGAGTCCAACGCCCGATCGATCGGGAAGCCGGCCTCGGCGACGGCACCTGGCGCTCGGCGCTGGAGACCCTGGCCCGGGAGAGTCTCGCTCTCTACCGACGCCACCCGTGGCTGCTCCAAGTCAACCAGTCCCGCCCGGTGCTCGGCCCAGGCGCCATGGACGGGCTGGAACTGGCCCTGGCGCACATCCGGCCGATGGGTCTTCCCGACGTCGAGCTGGTCTCCGCTCTGCTCTTGGTGGACGGCTACGTCGTCGGGGCCGCGCGCCGGCAGATCTACCGAGAGGAGGCCGAACGCCGTTCGGGCGTCGCGGCGTCGGACTTCTTCGACTCGCAAAGGCCGGCGCTGGAACGGGCCATGACCTCGGGCCGCTACCCGGTTCTCGCCTCCTTGTCCGAGGACGCGTGGGGACCGGATTTTCCGCACTTCGAGTTCGGCCTGCGGCGCTTGCTGGACGGACTGGAGCTGCTCGTCGAGGAGCACGGGGGCGGAGAGGGCTCGTAG